A section of the Metabacillus endolithicus genome encodes:
- the pnp gene encoding polyribonucleotide nucleotidyltransferase, whose protein sequence is MGQDKQTFSIDWAGRNLTVEIGQLAKQANGSVMIRYGDTAVLSTATASKDPKPLDFFPLTVNYEERLYAVGKIPGGFIKREGRPSEKAILASRLIDRPIRPLFADGFRNEVQVISIVMSVDQNCSSEMAAMFGSSLALCVSDIPFEGPIAGVTVGRINNEFVVNPTVEQAEQSDIHLVVAGTKDAINMVEAGADEVPEETMLEAIMFGHEEIKRLISFQEEVAAAVGKEKMEIELFDLDADLEKEIREFAEGDLLQAIQVQEKHAREDAISAVKNKVVEKYVEQEADESTIKMVKQILSKLVKAEVRRLITEEKVRPDGRGVDEIRPLSSEVGLLARTHGSGLFTRGQTQALSICTLGALGDVQILDGLGIEESKRFMHHYNFPQFSVGETGPMRGPGRREIGHGALGERALEPIIPSEKDFPYTVRLVSEVLESNGSTSQASICASTLAMMDAGVPIKAPVAGIAMGLVKSGEHYTVLTDIQGMEDALGDMDFKVAGTDKGVTALQMDIKIEGLSREILEEALQQAKKGRMEILKSMLATISTPKGELSQYAPKILTMKINPDKIRDVIGPSGKQINKIIEETGVKIDIEQDGTVFISSVNDEMNQKAKKIIEDLVREVVVGQLYLGKVKRIEKFGAFVEIFAGKDGLVHISELAEERVGKVEDVVSIGDELLVKVTEIDKQGRVNLSRKAVLKEQKENQPEQQG, encoded by the coding sequence ATGGGACAAGATAAACAAACGTTCTCCATAGATTGGGCAGGTCGAAACCTTACTGTTGAAATCGGCCAGCTTGCAAAACAAGCAAACGGGTCTGTAATGATTCGTTACGGCGATACGGCAGTTTTAAGCACTGCTACCGCTTCAAAAGATCCAAAACCTTTAGATTTTTTTCCGTTAACAGTTAATTACGAAGAGCGTTTATATGCTGTAGGGAAAATTCCTGGTGGCTTTATCAAGAGAGAAGGAAGACCAAGTGAAAAAGCTATATTGGCCAGCCGATTAATTGACCGCCCAATTAGACCTTTATTTGCTGATGGTTTTAGAAATGAAGTTCAGGTTATTAGTATTGTGATGAGTGTTGATCAAAACTGTTCTTCTGAAATGGCCGCTATGTTTGGATCTTCATTAGCGCTTTGTGTATCTGATATTCCTTTTGAGGGACCAATTGCGGGTGTTACTGTTGGAAGAATTAATAATGAGTTTGTCGTAAACCCAACAGTTGAACAAGCAGAACAAAGTGATATTCATTTAGTAGTAGCTGGTACAAAAGACGCGATTAATATGGTTGAAGCTGGTGCTGATGAAGTTCCGGAAGAAACAATGTTAGAAGCTATCATGTTTGGACATGAAGAAATAAAACGTTTAATTTCTTTCCAAGAGGAAGTAGCTGCAGCTGTTGGAAAAGAAAAAATGGAAATTGAACTATTTGATCTTGATGCAGACCTTGAAAAAGAAATTCGAGAGTTTGCAGAGGGTGACTTATTACAAGCTATTCAGGTTCAAGAGAAACATGCTCGTGAAGATGCAATAAGCGCTGTAAAAAACAAAGTTGTTGAGAAATATGTGGAACAAGAAGCTGATGAGAGCACCATTAAGATGGTTAAACAAATCTTATCAAAACTTGTTAAGGCGGAAGTACGTCGATTAATTACAGAAGAAAAAGTAAGACCTGATGGACGTGGTGTTGATGAAATTCGCCCACTGTCTTCTGAAGTTGGGTTATTAGCTAGAACACATGGTTCAGGTTTGTTCACACGAGGACAAACTCAAGCATTAAGTATATGTACACTTGGGGCGTTGGGGGATGTTCAAATTCTTGATGGACTAGGTATCGAGGAATCCAAGCGCTTTATGCATCATTACAACTTCCCGCAATTTAGCGTTGGTGAAACTGGACCTATGAGAGGACCAGGTCGACGTGAAATTGGACATGGTGCGTTAGGTGAAAGAGCGTTAGAACCAATTATTCCATCTGAGAAAGATTTTCCATATACAGTTCGCTTAGTATCAGAAGTTCTTGAATCAAATGGTTCTACTTCACAAGCAAGTATTTGTGCAAGTACTTTAGCAATGATGGACGCTGGTGTACCTATTAAAGCTCCTGTCGCCGGAATTGCAATGGGACTTGTAAAATCAGGAGAACACTATACAGTTTTAACAGACATCCAAGGTATGGAAGATGCTCTTGGTGATATGGACTTTAAAGTAGCCGGAACTGATAAAGGTGTAACGGCATTACAAATGGATATTAAAATAGAAGGCCTATCAAGAGAAATACTTGAAGAAGCATTACAACAAGCGAAAAAGGGTCGAATGGAAATATTAAAATCGATGCTTGCTACCATTTCTACTCCAAAAGGTGAGCTTTCTCAATATGCACCTAAGATCTTAACAATGAAAATTAACCCAGATAAAATTAGAGATGTTATTGGTCCTAGCGGAAAGCAAATTAATAAAATTATTGAAGAAACTGGAGTTAAGATTGATATCGAACAAGATGGTACTGTTTTCATTTCATCAGTAAATGATGAGATGAACCAAAAAGCGAAGAAAATTATTGAAGATCTTGTACGAGAAGTTGTTGTTGGACAACTATATCTTGGTAAAGTAAAACGAATTGAAAAATTCGGAGCATTTGTAGAAATTTTTGCAGGTAAAGATGGTTTAGTTCATATATCAGAGCTTGCAGAGGAACGTGTTGGAAAAGTTGAAGACGTTGTGTCAATTGGTGATGAGCTACTAGTTAAGGTAACTGAAATTGATAAACAAGGTCGTGTTAATTTATCTAGAAAAGCAGTATTGAAAGAACAAAAAGAAAATCAACCAGAACAGCAAGGTTGA
- a CDS encoding YlxQ family RNA-binding protein: MSKQQQWTSLLGLANRARKVISGEELVVKEVRQQRAKLVLLSQDASANTMKKVTDKCKFYQVPFKMVEDRYQLGQAIGKEARVVVAINDAGFAAKLKTLLD, encoded by the coding sequence ATGAGTAAGCAGCAACAATGGACGTCCTTATTGGGCTTAGCAAATCGAGCACGAAAAGTTATTTCTGGAGAAGAGCTTGTTGTTAAGGAAGTAAGACAACAACGTGCTAAATTAGTTCTTCTTTCACAAGATGCATCCGCTAATACAATGAAAAAGGTAACAGATAAATGTAAGTTTTATCAGGTCCCCTTTAAAATGGTTGAAGATCGCTACCAGTTAGGTCAGGCAATTGGTAAAGAAGCGAGAGTTGTTGTAGCGATAAATGATGCAGGCTTTGCTGCAAAGTTAAAAACCTTGCTCGATTAA
- the truB gene encoding tRNA pseudouridine(55) synthase TruB produces MEGVLLLNKPAGMTSHDCVAKMRRLAKTRKVGHTGTLDPDVTGVLPICLGRATKIVEYLTAATKTYEAEVTIGFSTTTEDASGEIVKEQSVQSPISEEKVKLVLNSMVGTIEQVPPMYSAIKVNGKKLYEYARAGIEVERPVRTITINELVLLGDVHNEGNLTKFRFRVTCSKGTYVRTLAVMIGEKLDYPAHMSHLIRTKSGNFRIEECLTFEEIESAIENDQLQSKLLPIGKALYDLPKLKIHDNLAEKVKNGAVLELPSEFKDIEVGAPIVVYDDDDRCLAIYAKHPTKINMMKPTKVLLNEA; encoded by the coding sequence ATGGAAGGTGTTCTATTACTAAATAAGCCTGCTGGTATGACATCTCATGATTGTGTCGCAAAAATGCGAAGACTGGCAAAAACAAGAAAAGTCGGTCATACAGGCACGTTAGATCCAGATGTAACTGGTGTACTCCCTATATGTCTTGGTAGAGCAACTAAGATCGTAGAATATTTAACCGCTGCAACAAAAACGTATGAAGCTGAGGTAACAATTGGTTTTTCGACAACAACTGAGGATGCATCTGGTGAAATTGTTAAAGAACAAAGTGTTCAATCACCTATTTCAGAGGAAAAAGTTAAGCTTGTATTGAATTCAATGGTTGGTACAATTGAGCAAGTTCCTCCCATGTATTCTGCTATTAAGGTTAACGGAAAAAAACTTTATGAGTATGCAAGAGCTGGTATAGAGGTTGAAAGGCCAGTCAGGACCATTACAATAAATGAGCTTGTGCTTTTAGGTGATGTTCATAATGAAGGCAATCTCACAAAGTTCCGGTTCCGTGTTACTTGTTCTAAAGGTACTTATGTCCGTACATTAGCGGTAATGATAGGTGAGAAATTAGACTATCCGGCACATATGTCACATTTAATCAGAACAAAATCCGGAAATTTTAGAATTGAAGAATGTTTAACTTTTGAAGAAATAGAAAGTGCGATTGAAAACGACCAGCTGCAAAGCAAATTGCTGCCTATAGGCAAAGCACTATATGATTTGCCGAAACTGAAAATCCATGATAATCTAGCAGAGAAAGTAAAAAATGGTGCAGTGTTAGAATTACCGTCGGAATTTAAGGACATCGAAGTAGGTGCTCCAATTGTTGTCTATGATGATGACGACCGCTGTCTAGCTATCTATGCAAAGCATCCGACTAAAATAAATATGATGAAACCAACAAAGGTACTGCTAAATGAAGCGTAA
- the infB gene encoding translation initiation factor IF-2 has product MTKMRVYEYAKQTNVSSKDIISTLQEMNVEVNNHMSTIEDHVITKLDQKFKSNNEEKADNESSKKPGKQVDNTKGNQNNKTNNEQQKPSTNKQAPNNQNRDNKKQNHANNKPFNNNKGKKNNNNKRNNNKGPAQQQQPKPKKELPEKITFSGSLSVGELASELGKEPSEIIKKLLMLGTMATINQELDKDSIELIAGEYGVEVEEEIVFEKTEFEKYEEEDRQEDLKIRPAVVTIMGHVDHGKTTLLDSIRNTKVTEGEAGGITQHIGAYQIVANDQKITFLDTPGHAAFTTMRARGAQVTDITILVVAADDGVMPQTIEAINHAKAAEVPIIVAVNKVDKPTANPDRVMQELTEHGLVPEAWGGDTIFVPVSALTGDGIDDLLEMILLVTEVEELKANPNRRATGTVIEAQLDKGRGSVATLLVQNGTLRVGDPIVVGNTFGRVRAMVNDLGRRVKEAAPSTPVEITGLNDVPHAGDQFMVFEDEKSARQVGEARAQKKLDEQRSEGSKLSLDDLFEQIKQGEIKDINLIVKADVQGSVEALAAALQKIDVEGVRVKIIHTGVGAITESDIILAAASNAIVIGFNVRPDAGAKKTADVEEVDIRLHRIIYKVIEEIESAMKGMLDPEFEEKVIGQVEVRTTFKVSKIGTIAGCYVTEGKITRDSGIRLIRDGIVIFEGEIDTLKRFKDDVKEVARNYECGITIKNYNDVKEGDIIEAYVMEEIERK; this is encoded by the coding sequence ATGACAAAAATGAGAGTATATGAATATGCAAAACAAACAAATGTATCAAGCAAAGACATTATTTCTACGTTACAGGAAATGAATGTTGAAGTTAATAACCATATGTCAACAATTGAAGATCATGTTATTACAAAGCTTGATCAAAAATTTAAAAGTAATAATGAAGAAAAAGCAGATAATGAATCTTCAAAGAAACCGGGGAAACAAGTGGATAATACAAAAGGCAATCAAAACAACAAAACAAATAACGAACAACAAAAACCTTCAACTAACAAGCAAGCTCCTAATAATCAAAATCGCGATAATAAAAAGCAAAATCATGCGAATAACAAACCTTTTAATAACAATAAAGGTAAGAAAAACAATAATAACAAACGAAACAACAACAAAGGACCTGCACAACAACAACAACCTAAGCCAAAAAAAGAACTACCTGAAAAAATTACGTTCTCAGGGAGCTTATCAGTTGGTGAATTGGCGTCTGAACTTGGAAAAGAGCCTTCTGAAATCATTAAAAAGCTTTTAATGCTAGGAACAATGGCTACAATCAATCAAGAGCTTGACAAGGATTCAATTGAGCTTATTGCTGGTGAATATGGCGTTGAAGTAGAGGAAGAAATCGTATTTGAAAAAACGGAATTTGAGAAATACGAAGAAGAAGATCGTCAAGAAGATCTGAAAATTCGTCCGGCAGTTGTTACTATCATGGGTCACGTTGACCATGGTAAAACAACGTTACTTGATTCAATTCGAAACACAAAAGTAACAGAAGGTGAAGCGGGAGGAATCACGCAACATATTGGTGCCTACCAAATTGTTGCAAATGATCAAAAGATTACCTTCCTTGATACTCCTGGACACGCCGCATTTACAACAATGCGTGCACGTGGAGCGCAGGTTACAGATATTACGATTTTAGTTGTTGCTGCTGATGATGGTGTTATGCCACAAACAATAGAAGCCATTAACCATGCAAAAGCAGCAGAAGTACCGATTATCGTAGCTGTTAATAAAGTAGATAAACCAACAGCTAATCCAGATCGAGTAATGCAAGAATTAACAGAACATGGACTAGTACCAGAGGCTTGGGGTGGAGATACTATCTTTGTACCTGTTTCTGCTCTAACAGGTGATGGTATTGATGATCTTTTAGAAATGATTTTATTAGTTACCGAAGTTGAAGAATTAAAAGCGAACCCTAATCGTCGTGCAACTGGAACAGTTATCGAGGCACAACTTGATAAAGGTCGTGGATCGGTTGCAACACTTCTTGTTCAAAATGGTACATTACGCGTGGGTGATCCTATCGTTGTAGGGAATACATTTGGCCGTGTTCGTGCAATGGTTAATGATCTTGGAAGACGTGTAAAAGAAGCGGCTCCATCTACTCCTGTTGAGATAACAGGCTTAAATGATGTTCCACATGCAGGAGATCAATTTATGGTATTTGAAGATGAAAAATCTGCTCGTCAAGTTGGAGAAGCCAGAGCTCAGAAGAAGCTAGATGAACAAAGAAGTGAAGGCTCTAAGCTTAGTCTGGATGATCTATTTGAACAAATTAAGCAAGGCGAAATCAAAGATATCAATTTAATTGTAAAAGCCGATGTACAAGGTTCAGTAGAAGCTTTAGCAGCTGCTTTACAAAAAATTGATGTCGAAGGTGTTCGTGTTAAAATTATCCATACAGGTGTAGGGGCAATTACGGAGTCTGATATTATTTTAGCTGCAGCCTCTAATGCAATTGTTATTGGTTTTAACGTACGTCCTGATGCTGGTGCTAAGAAAACAGCTGACGTTGAAGAAGTAGATATCCGTTTACACCGTATCATCTATAAAGTAATTGAAGAAATTGAATCAGCAATGAAAGGAATGCTTGATCCTGAATTTGAAGAAAAAGTAATCGGTCAAGTAGAAGTGCGCACAACTTTCAAAGTTTCTAAAATTGGTACAATTGCTGGTTGTTATGTAACGGAAGGTAAAATTACCCGTGACAGTGGTATCCGATTAATCCGAGATGGTATTGTTATTTTCGAAGGTGAAATTGATACACTGAAACGATTTAAAGATGATGTAAAAGAAGTTGCACGAAACTATGAATGTGGAATCACAATTAAAAACTACAATGATGTAAAAGAAGGCGACATTATTGAAGCGTATGTGATGGAGGAAATCGAACGTAAATGA
- the rnpM gene encoding RNase P modulator RnpM produces MNNRKIPLRKCVATGEMKTKKELVRVVRSKEGDVSVDLTGKKNGRGAYITLDKECILLAKKKNILANHLKTNINDGVYEELLQLAEKEKQ; encoded by the coding sequence ATGAACAATCGTAAAATTCCTTTGCGTAAATGTGTTGCAACAGGAGAAATGAAGACAAAAAAAGAACTTGTCCGAGTTGTCCGGTCAAAGGAAGGCGATGTTTCTGTCGACTTAACCGGTAAAAAAAATGGACGAGGTGCATATATTACTCTTGATAAAGAATGCATTCTTTTAGCAAAAAAGAAAAATATTCTTGCCAATCACTTAAAAACAAATATTAACGATGGTGTTTATGAAGAGTTACTTCAATTGGCTGAGAAGGAGAAGCAATAA
- the ribF gene encoding bifunctional riboflavin kinase/FAD synthetase: MKVIRLSQPHNLNQLDFPEMVMALGYFDGVHKGHQKVITKAKEIAEGTGMKSAVMTFHPHPLVVLRKKEDIDYITPLEEKIHLIQELDVDLLFVVEFTKEFAALLPQQFVDDYIIKLNVKHVVAGFDFTYGHLGKGTMETIPFHSREQFLHTTVEKITDHDRKVSSTLIREVIKSGDVEYAQTLLGRPHSVAGVVVHGDKRGRTIGFPTANVEVEEHYLIPPTGVYAVSIEIDSVVFDGVCNIGYKPTFNNEQSLKPSIEVHIFDFNREIYGQKVTVSWFKRIRSEKKFHNVDELIEQISKDKAAAEQFFHKKMV, from the coding sequence GTGAAAGTAATAAGATTGTCTCAACCACATAATCTAAATCAGCTTGATTTTCCTGAAATGGTCATGGCACTAGGCTATTTTGACGGAGTACATAAAGGTCATCAAAAGGTAATAACAAAAGCGAAAGAAATAGCAGAAGGAACAGGAATGAAAAGTGCAGTAATGACCTTTCACCCACACCCGCTTGTTGTTCTTCGTAAGAAGGAAGATATTGATTATATTACTCCCTTAGAAGAGAAAATACATTTAATACAAGAGCTTGATGTAGATTTATTGTTTGTAGTTGAATTTACAAAGGAATTTGCTGCTTTATTACCACAACAATTTGTGGATGATTATATTATTAAGTTAAATGTTAAGCATGTTGTAGCAGGTTTTGATTTTACATATGGACATCTGGGTAAAGGAACAATGGAAACTATCCCATTTCATTCAAGAGAGCAGTTTTTACACACAACTGTGGAAAAAATAACGGATCATGATCGGAAGGTTAGTTCGACTCTGATTCGGGAGGTTATTAAAAGTGGTGATGTTGAGTATGCACAGACACTTTTAGGGAGACCTCATTCAGTTGCTGGTGTAGTAGTTCATGGTGATAAACGTGGACGAACGATTGGTTTTCCCACTGCTAATGTTGAGGTTGAAGAGCATTATCTAATACCTCCAACTGGTGTTTATGCTGTTTCAATAGAAATTGATTCTGTTGTCTTTGATGGAGTTTGTAATATTGGCTATAAGCCTACTTTTAATAACGAACAGTCTTTAAAACCTAGTATTGAAGTTCACATTTTTGACTTTAATAGAGAAATTTATGGTCAAAAAGTTACAGTTTCTTGGTTTAAACGTATAAGAAGTGAGAAAAAGTTCCATAATGTTGATGAGCTCATTGAGCAAATTTCCAAAGACAAGGCTGCTGCCGAACAATTCTTTCATAAAAAGATGGTATAA
- the nusA gene encoding transcription termination factor NusA, which produces MSSELLDALTILEKEKGISKEVIIEAIEAALISAYKRNFNQAQNVRVDLNRETGTMKVFARKDVVDEVYDPRLEISIGEAQSINPNYVVNDVIEMEVTPKDFGRIAAQTAKQVVTQRVREAERGVIYGEFIDREEDIMTGIVQRIDSKFIYVSLGKIEALLPVSEQMPNETYRPHDRIKVFITKVEKTTKGPQIFVSRTHPGLLKRLFEIEVPEIYDGTVEIKSVSREAGDRSKISVHSDNPEVDPVGSCVGPKGQRVQAIVNELKGEKIDIVRWSQDPIEFVANALSPSKVVEVLVDEEEKATTVIVPDYQLSLAIGKRGQNARLAAKLTGWKIDIKSETDAEKAGIYPVQKADIDEVDVDDEPLLTSVQDPEFSE; this is translated from the coding sequence ATGAGTAGTGAATTATTAGATGCCTTAACAATTTTAGAGAAGGAAAAAGGCATTAGTAAAGAAGTAATTATTGAAGCAATTGAAGCGGCACTAATTTCTGCCTATAAACGAAACTTCAATCAAGCTCAAAATGTGCGAGTAGATTTAAATCGCGAAACAGGTACGATGAAAGTGTTTGCTCGTAAAGATGTAGTTGATGAGGTTTATGATCCTAGATTAGAAATATCAATTGGTGAAGCTCAAAGTATTAACCCAAACTATGTGGTTAATGATGTTATTGAAATGGAAGTAACACCTAAAGATTTCGGAAGAATTGCAGCACAAACAGCAAAGCAAGTTGTTACACAACGTGTACGTGAGGCTGAGCGTGGTGTTATATACGGTGAATTTATTGATCGTGAAGAAGATATTATGACAGGAATCGTTCAACGAATAGATTCGAAATTCATTTATGTTAGCCTTGGTAAAATTGAGGCATTACTTCCAGTTAGTGAACAAATGCCTAATGAAACATATCGTCCACATGATCGAATTAAGGTCTTTATTACAAAAGTTGAAAAAACAACAAAAGGCCCACAAATTTTTGTGTCACGAACACATCCAGGTTTACTTAAGAGGTTATTTGAAATTGAGGTTCCGGAAATCTATGATGGAACAGTTGAAATAAAATCAGTTTCTCGTGAAGCAGGAGACCGTTCAAAAATCTCCGTTCACTCTGATAATCCAGAAGTAGATCCTGTTGGGTCATGTGTGGGACCTAAGGGGCAGCGTGTACAGGCAATTGTTAACGAATTAAAGGGTGAAAAAATTGATATCGTTAGATGGTCGCAGGATCCAATTGAATTTGTTGCAAATGCACTTAGTCCTTCAAAAGTAGTTGAGGTCTTAGTTGATGAAGAAGAAAAAGCAACAACTGTCATTGTTCCAGATTACCAACTATCGCTAGCAATTGGTAAACGTGGTCAAAATGCCCGCTTAGCTGCAAAATTAACTGGCTGGAAGATTGACATCAAGAGTGAAACAGATGCAGAAAAGGCTGGTATTTATCCTGTTCAAAAAGCAGACATTGATGAAGTTGATGTTGATGATGAACCGCTTTTAACAAGTGTACAAGACCCTGAGTTTAGTGAATAA
- the rimP gene encoding ribosome maturation factor RimP — protein sequence MSKKVTEIVEQLVTPILEDMNLELVDIEYVKEGSNWFLRLFIDSETGIDIEECGVVSERLSEKLDALDPIQHNYFLEVSSPGAERPLKKEADIKKAIGKQVHIKTYEPINGEKAFEGVLTDFDGQTLFITVTIKTRKKQIEIPYNKVAKARLAVIF from the coding sequence ATGAGCAAAAAAGTAACAGAAATTGTTGAACAATTAGTAACACCAATTTTAGAGGATATGAACCTTGAATTAGTTGATATTGAATATGTTAAAGAAGGCTCTAATTGGTTTCTAAGATTATTTATTGATTCTGAGACAGGCATTGATATTGAAGAATGTGGAGTAGTAAGTGAAAGATTAAGTGAAAAACTAGATGCTTTAGATCCTATTCAGCATAATTACTTTTTAGAGGTTTCCTCACCAGGTGCTGAGAGACCATTAAAAAAAGAAGCGGATATAAAGAAGGCAATCGGTAAGCAAGTTCATATCAAAACATATGAACCAATTAATGGTGAAAAAGCTTTTGAAGGTGTTTTAACTGATTTTGACGGTCAAACTCTTTTCATTACTGTTACCATTAAAACTAGAAAAAAACAAATTGAGATTCCGTATAATAAAGTGGCAAAAGCCAGATTAGCTGTAATCTTTTAG
- the rpsO gene encoding 30S ribosomal protein S15, producing the protein MAITQERKNELIAQYKTHESDTGSPEVQIAILTEDINNLNDHLRVHKKDHHSRRGLLKMVGKRRNLLTYLRNKDVTRYRELINKLGLRR; encoded by the coding sequence ATGGCTATCACACAAGAACGTAAAAATGAACTAATTGCTCAATATAAAACACATGAGTCAGATACTGGATCTCCAGAGGTTCAAATTGCTATCCTTACTGAGGACATCAATAATCTTAATGATCACTTACGTGTTCACAAAAAAGACCACCATTCACGTCGCGGTCTTTTAAAAATGGTAGGTAAACGTCGTAATTTACTAACTTACCTACGTAATAAAGACGTAACTCGTTATCGTGAGTTAATCAACAAGCTTGGTTTACGTCGATAA
- a CDS encoding DUF503 domain-containing protein yields MIGYVDCECMIYDTQSLKEKRAVLQRVLSRIKQKYNVSISEIDFQDTWQHTKFGIVAITSSKVSTEKELNHVLNFIDSFPEIERTVTTFEWF; encoded by the coding sequence ATGATCGGATACGTTGATTGTGAATGTATGATTTACGATACACAGTCATTAAAAGAAAAACGAGCCGTTTTACAACGAGTTTTATCAAGAATCAAACAAAAGTACAATGTTTCTATTTCGGAAATTGATTTTCAGGACACATGGCAGCATACAAAATTTGGTATTGTTGCCATTACGTCCTCAAAGGTCTCAACAGAAAAGGAATTGAATCATGTCCTAAACTTTATTGATTCGTTTCCTGAAATAGAAAGAACCGTTACAACGTTTGAATGGTTTTAG
- the rbfA gene encoding 30S ribosome-binding factor RbfA: MSLRANRVGEQMKKELGDIIGRKIKDPRIGFVTVTDVSVSGDLQIAKVFISVLGDEEQRENTLKGLAKAKGFIRSEIGQRIRLRKTPEIQFEFDESIDYGNRIETLLHELNVENKEED, encoded by the coding sequence ATGAGCTTAAGAGCAAACCGTGTCGGAGAACAAATGAAAAAAGAATTAGGCGATATTATCGGTCGTAAAATAAAAGACCCGCGTATTGGCTTTGTTACTGTAACTGATGTAAGTGTTTCTGGAGATCTTCAGATTGCAAAGGTGTTCATATCCGTTCTAGGAGATGAGGAACAAAGAGAAAATACTCTTAAAGGCTTAGCGAAAGCAAAAGGTTTTATTAGGTCTGAAATTGGACAACGAATTCGTCTTAGAAAAACACCGGAGATTCAATTTGAATTTGATGAGTCAATTGACTACGGTAATCGTATTGAAACTCTTCTTCATGAGTTAAATGTTGAAAATAAAGAGGAGGATTAA
- a CDS encoding polysaccharide deacetylase family protein, with protein MQRKMIHIVGFALILIVSIGFLQNPFTSSYVDQIKHASVTVSKHQDELYEEIAAKAPEYNIPAQNAEVHKVWKATPGYNGLEVDIDQSYKKMKAKGTFDESLLVYRQVKPSVHLEDLPAEPIYRGHPDKPMVSFIINVAWGNEYIPDMLETLNKYHVKATFFLEGRWVKENPDMAMMIVDAGHEIGNHSYSHPDMSQLSSGNIREQLSKTNEVIKSVTDITPTWFAPPSGSFKNEVVKIANDMSMKTVMWSVDTIDWQRPEPHVLVSRVMNKVHNGALILMHPTSSTSESLETLILSIKQKGYSFGSVSMLVNEERLSTKDVDEDN; from the coding sequence ATGCAAAGGAAAATGATTCATATCGTAGGATTTGCCTTAATCTTAATTGTTAGCATCGGATTTTTACAAAATCCATTTACATCTTCATATGTTGATCAAATAAAGCATGCTAGTGTAACAGTGTCTAAACATCAAGACGAATTATATGAAGAAATAGCAGCAAAAGCACCGGAATACAATATTCCTGCTCAAAATGCGGAAGTACATAAAGTATGGAAGGCTACGCCTGGATATAATGGATTAGAGGTGGATATAGATCAGTCTTACAAGAAGATGAAAGCAAAGGGAACCTTTGATGAAAGCCTTCTTGTATACCGACAAGTCAAGCCTTCTGTTCATTTAGAGGATTTACCTGCTGAGCCAATTTATCGTGGACATCCCGATAAACCGATGGTGTCTTTCATTATTAACGTAGCATGGGGAAATGAGTACATACCTGATATGCTTGAGACTCTTAATAAGTACCATGTAAAGGCCACCTTTTTTCTTGAAGGAAGGTGGGTAAAAGAAAATCCGGATATGGCAATGATGATCGTAGATGCAGGCCATGAAATCGGAAATCATTCCTATTCACATCCAGATATGAGTCAATTATCCAGCGGTAATATAAGAGAACAACTTTCGAAGACAAACGAAGTGATAAAATCAGTAACTGATATTACTCCAACTTGGTTTGCTCCCCCAAGTGGTAGCTTTAAAAATGAGGTCGTAAAAATTGCGAATGATATGAGCATGAAAACAGTCATGTGGAGCGTAGACACGATCGACTGGCAGCGCCCAGAGCCACATGTGTTAGTTTCAAGAGTAATGAATAAAGTTCATAATGGAGCACTTATTTTAATGCATCCTACTTCCTCTACATCTGAGAGCCTTGAAACGTTAATCTTATCAATTAAACAAAAAGGTTATTCCTTCGGATCTGTATCAATGCTTGTAAATGAGGAAAGGTTATCAACAAAAGATGTAGATGAGGATAATTAG